The following coding sequences are from one Leishmania major strain Friedlin complete genome, chromosome 36 window:
- a CDS encoding mitogen activated kinase-like protein, with protein sequence MSGASVRIPIEKYDIYDVFLALSVLRKLPEYTRELEEGSSETLYRIIDSSICTARWYYRRYSRCGAFVHLLNTYAECIAAKSSNPALRAAELLAAHTSQLNTPQLWQRLPLPIVASLLLAVICCIATVILIGIGDDCCRKVDVAALILSCVSVLCLCALFPLIHASLKWRGYKGQERLVDRIVRMACDNAQNQNSYYNPLSGQIELTERVVVEDADAFLVDADTAHRNRRAIAKLLAEATEDEGSVILRSRGFPPAMIGLNAIYRHAIIIMTDFDGKVVMWSDGAATCFGFSARDVEGNNIISLLYGERSVELYTTMTEAAVKKLDLSEKVLTMAHMGLGTVSISATVVVSREAKSNQPVGFTLIGSVRSDELSQTQAVLHSFFVKELSQLSVKDSQFRQIVDCLRWKNLRDLSALAMHWRSAHIRQLLSEVIKSRQRYVSVEVDPKVTELPPILCDTVGVTAVLNRAFELFCEKIRVRVEQKHTTSAVYQLIVAYRHDMSGLNRNTLIDITRSANDLGGIVVDCPGTLKLLLPFMVKDEAIQALKPQDAAAQKPIGHDPLIVLLLEKNAVHRHNISASIWSCGHSLRLIENVRKALQAIEELTDIGCAIVDVDVKGSDRVIEALLAKHIYIIETSEALDGGAKRGDALLKKPISNEALRKELERATYKREEAKRAGEELLKRREVFGKVRNSPWTQGRLLGRGGYAAVYEATSTLTGGKMAVKIIRVSGNFEERIDEFMNEIGILCQLTHPNIIHYFYCERTETTLNLFMAMADQGTVADLIKRCPRLPENHVATITKQLLQAVNYLHECGIIHRDIKPGNMLISQGQLKLSDFGTATTNIREGIVGTISYMAPEVVDGKPSGKESDIWSIGCVVCECLQIKRSGDGLLGYGAPEEYPSDVSAQAIDFIKACMQRNPSERATTGTLLLHDFIVHLDQEVSQLAEVLAEATPNEEGAKSPKARSSLSDSTVISWSFD encoded by the coding sequence ATGAGCGGCGCCTCAGTGAGAATACCCATCGAAAAATACGATATATACGATGTTTTCCTGGCCCTGAGTGTCCTGAGGAAGCTACCGGAGTACACGAGGGAGCTGGAAGAGGGCTCTTCAGAGACATTGTACCGAATTATTGATAGCTCAATTTGCACCGCCCGTTGGTACTACCGCCGCTACTCCCGGTGCGGAGCATTCGTTCATTTGCTCAACACATACGCGGAATGTATTGCTGCGAAATCGTCCAACCCTGCACTCCGAGCCGCGGAGCTACTTGCAGCGCACACTTCCCAACTTAATACCCcgcagctgtggcagcggcttcCACTTCCGATTGtcgcttctcttcttcttgccgTGATCTGCTGTATTGCGACGGTTATACTTATCGGTATTGGAGACGATTGCTGTCGAAAAGTGGATGTTGCTGCACTGATACTGAGCTGTGTTAGTGTCTTGTGCCTATGTGCCTTGTTTCCACTCATTCACGCGTCCCTAAAGTGGCGCGGATACAAAGGGCAGGAGCGGCTTGTTGACCGGATAGTGCGAATGGCCTGTGACAACGCTCAAAACCAAAATTCGTACTACAACCCGCTGTCGGGCCAAATTGAACTCACCGAGCGAGTGGTAGTCGAGGACGCAGATGCGTTCCTTGTTGACGCCGACACTGCGCATCGTAACCGAAGGGCTATCGCGAAGCTCTTAGCAGAGGCCACCGAGGACGAGGGGAGTGTTATCTTACGGAGCAGAGGCTTTCCTCCTGCTATGATCGGACTTAACGCCATCTATAGACATGCGATTATTATCATGACAGACTTTGATGGGAAGGTTGTAATGTGGAGCGATGGCGCGGCTACCTGCTTCGGCTTCAGTGCACGAGACGTCGAGGGGAACAACATAATTTCTCTTCTCTATGGCGAACGGTCGGTGGAGCTCTACACCACAATGACTGAAGCCGCTGTGAAAAAGTTGGACCTCTCAGAGAAGGTCCTCACCATGGCACATATGGGTTTGGGTACTGTCTCTATCAGCGCAACAGTGGTCGTCAGCCGAGAGGCCAAATCGAATCAGCCCGTGGGGTTCACCCTCATCGGGTCTGTACGCTCCGATGAGCTGTCGCAGacgcaggcggtgctgcatTCCTTTTTTGTGAAAGAACTGTCGCAGCTGTCTGTCAAGGACAGTCAATTTCGCCAAATTGTGGACTGCTTGCGGTGGAAAAACCTGCGCGACCTCTCCGCGCTGGCGATGCACTGGAGAAGCGCGCACAttcggcagctgctgtccGAGGTCATCAAAAGTAGGCAGCGCTACGTGAGCGTCGAGGTCGATCCAAAGGTAACCGAATTGCCGCCTATTCTCTGCGACACGGTGGGCGTCACTGCTGTGCTGAATCGCGCTTTCGAGCTGTTCTGCGAGAAAATCCGCGTTCGCGTTGAGCAAAAACACACGACTAGTGCGGTGTACCAGCTCATTGTAGCTTACCGTCATGACATGTCTGGGCTCAACCGAAATACCTTGATTGACATCACCCGATCTGCAAATGATCTTGGTGGCATTGTAGTTGACTGCCCTGGTACGCTGAAGCTGTTACTGCCCTTCATGGTGAAGGATGAGGCAATTCAAGCCTTGAAGCCTCaagacgccgctgcacagAAGCCGATCGGACACGACCCCCTCATTGTGCTACTCTTGGAGAAGAATGCTGTGCACCGTCACAACATATCTGCCTCCATCTGGAGCTGCGGCCATTCTCTGCGGCTGATTGAGAACGTTCGCAAGGCGTTACAGGCCATCGAAGAATTGACCGACATCGGCTGCGCTATTGTCGACGTCGACGTGAAAGGCTCTGACCGCGTGATCGAGGCACTGCTGGCGAAGCACATCTACATAATCGAAACCTCTGAAGCGCTAGACGGCGGTGCAAAACGCGGTGATGCCCTTCTGAAGAAGCCGATCTCGAATGAGGCGCTCCGCAAGGAGCTAGAGAGGGCTACCTAcaagcgcgaggaggcgaagcgtGCCGGtgaggagctgctgaagcggcgAGAGGTGTTCGGAAAGGTGCGTAACAGTCCATGGACACAGGGCCGTCTGCTCGGGCGTGGCGGGTACGCTGCCGTGTACGAGGCGACTTCCACCCTGACGGGCGGAAAAATGGCTGTCAAGATCATCCGCGTGTCTGGCAACTTTGAAGAGCGCATCGACGAGTTTATGAATGAGATTGGGATTCTGTGTCAGTTGACACATCCGAACATCATTCACTACTTTTACTGCGAGCGAACGGAGACAACCCTCAACCTCTTCATGGCGATGGCTGACCAGGGTACAGTGGCCGACCTTATCAAGCGCTGCCCACGACTGCCCGAGAACCACGTCGCCACCATCACGAAACAACTTCTGCAAGCGGTCAACTACTTGCATGAGTGTGGCATTATCCACCGCGACATCAAGCCAGGCAACATGCTCATTTCGCAAGGACAGCTGAAGCTGTCTGATTTCGGCACGGCTACCACAAACATTCGAGAAGGTATAGTTGGCACCATCAGCTACATGGCCCCAGAGGTCGTTGACGGGAAGCCGAGCGGTAAGGAAAGCGACATCTGGTCGATCGGCTGTGTTGTCTGCGAGTGTTTGCAGATCAAGCGTTCTGGTGATGGCTTGCTTGGCTATGGCGCACCGGAAGAGTACCCGAGTGATGTGTCCGCGCAGGCGATCGACTTCATCAAGGCCTGCATGCAGAGAAATCCCTCAGAGCGCGCAACAACtggcacgctgctgctgcacgactTCATTGTACACCTTGACCAAGAGGTGTCACAGCTGGCTGAAGTGCTAGCTGAGGCGACGCCAAATGAAGAGGGGGCAAAGTCACCTAAAGCCCGCAGCAGTTTAAGTGACTCCACCGTCATCAGCTGGTCCTTCGACTAG
- a CDS encoding putative 60S ribosomal protein L34 → MSCPRVQYRRRMHYATRGNRMKMVRTPGNKLVMQKRAKRSQGIHTPWVLGHKRLGGTKALRHIDARLASRHEKSVSRAYGGVLSHDQVRDRVVRAFLVEEQRIVKQALKEHSKMKLSHKRTANKKKSKQSKKEAIAKKISTKTVSKKKALAKKATTTRQPVGSKLVKK, encoded by the coding sequence ATGTCCTGCCCTCGCGTTCAGTACCGCCGTCGCATGCACTATGCCACTCGTGGCAACCGCATGAAGATGGTCCGCACCCCGGGCAACAAGCTTGTGATGCAGAAGCGCGCGAAGCGCTCGCAGGGTATCCACACCCCGTGGGTGCTGGGTCACAAGCGCCTTGGTGGAACcaaggcgctgcgccacatTGACGCCCGCCTCGCCTCCCGCCACGAGAAGAGCGTGTCCCGCGCGTACGGTGGTGTGCTGAGCCACGATCAGGTCCGCGACCGCGTTGTGCGCGCCTTCCttgtggaggagcagcgcatcgtgAAGCAGGCGCTCAAGGAGCACAGCAAGATGAAGCTCTCGCATAAGCGTACCGCGAAtaagaagaagagcaagcAGTCGAAGAAGGAGGCCATCGCCAAGAAGATCTCCACCAAGACGGTTTCCAAGAAgaaggcgctggcgaagaagGCCACCACGACGCGCCAGCCGGTCGGCTCTAAGCTGGTGAAGAAGTGA
- a CDS encoding putative 40S ribosomal protein S27-1, translated as MGFFDADLSYPTVRTERMKHKRRRLVQGPNSYFMDVSCPRCRQVTVVYSHATTSVECKGCSKKLCRPTGGKALLVEGCGYRRKPDH; from the coding sequence ATGGGCTTCTTTGACGCTGACCTCAGCTACCCCACTGTGCGCACGGAGCGCATGAAGCACAAGCGCCGTCGCCTTGTGCAGGGGCCGAACTCGTACTTCATGGACGTGAGCtgcccgcgctgccgccaggtGACCGTGGTGTACAGCCACGCCACCACGTCGGTGGAGTGCAAGGGCTGCTCCAAGAAGCTCTGCCGCCCCACCGGTGGTAAGGCGCTGCTCGTGGAGGGCTGCGGGTACCGCCGCAAGCCGGACCACTAA
- the RPL10a gene encoding putative 60S ribosomal protein L10a, with the protein MSKIAPQTLMEAIQAVLKVDKERKFKESVDLQVNLKNYDPQKDKRFSGSLKLPNVCRPRMTVCLLCDLVHEDIAKKEGVPTMNQEELKKLNKNKKLVKKMCNQYDAFLCSESIIKTVPRLVGPHMHRMGKFPTVCSPSESLADKIVELRSTVKFQLKKVLCLGTCVGHMEMSEEQLRQNVTMAINFLVSLLKKNWQNLKSAYIKSTMGKPQRIY; encoded by the coding sequence ATGTCCAAGATCGCCCCGCAGACCCTGATGGAGGCCATCCAGGCCGTCCTGAAGGTGGACAAGGAGCGCAAGTTCAAGGAGAGCGTCGATCTCCAGGTCAACCTGAAGAACTACGACCCCCAGAAGGATAAGCGTTTCTCTGGTTCCCTGAAGCTGCCGAACGTGTGCCGCCCGCGCATGACGGTGTGCCTGCTGTGCGACCTCGTGCACGAGGATATCGCCAAGAAGGAGGGTGTGCCGACCATGAAccaggaggagctgaagaagcTCAACAAGAACAAGAAGCTGGTGAAGAAGATGTGCAACCAGTACGACGCCTTCCTGTGCTCTGAGTCGATCATCAAGACTGTGCCACGTCTGGTGGGCCCGCACATGCACCGTATGGGCAAGTTTCCGACGGTGTGCTCGCCCAGCGAGTCGCTCGCAGACAAGATCGTGGAGCTGCGCTCGACCGTGAAGTTCCAGCTGAAGAAGGTGCTGTGCCTTGGCACCTGCGTCGGCCACATGGAGATGAGCgaggagcagctccgccagaACGTCACGATGGCGATCAACTTCCTCGTGTCACTGCTGAAGAA